A region of Vigna radiata var. radiata cultivar VC1973A chromosome 10, Vradiata_ver6, whole genome shotgun sequence DNA encodes the following proteins:
- the LOC106774871 gene encoding pentatricopeptide repeat-containing protein At1g09410, mitochondrial isoform X1 produces MMNMCVCQHGRRICRPSYRLLRHLTASISSYQEKGLRKIFNGVEISNPGTILIPNSLSLTPRSIDDALHRLNAEITILGRQGKLEEAKKLFDEMPQRDDVSYNSMITVYLKNKDLLGAETVFRAMPQKNVVAESAMIDGYAKVGRLDEARKVFDSMSHRNAFSWTSLISGYFSYGRIDEALHLFDQMPERNVVSWTAVVSGFARNGLMNHARKYFDLMPEKNIIAWTAMVKAYLDNDCFDEAYKLFLEMPERNIRSWNIMISGCLRVNRVNEAISLFESMPDRNHVSWTAMVSGLAQNKMIGIARKYFDLMPHKDMAAWTAMISACVDEGHMDEARLIFNLVPEKKVGCWNTMIGGYARNGDIAEALCLFVLMLRSCVRPNETTMTSVLTSCDGMVELIQAHAMVIRLGFEPNTWLTNALITLYSKSGDLCSARLVFELLKSKDVVSWTAMIVSYSNHGHGHHALQVFASMLVSGIKPDEVTFVGLLSACSHAGLVNQGRRLFDSIKGTYNLNPKAEHYSCLVDILSRAGLMDEAMDVVSTIPPSERDEAVLMALLGACRLHGDVVMANSVGEKLLELEPSSSGGYVLLAHTYAAEGQWDEFAQVRKRMKERYLKKNPGYSQIQIKGKNHVFVVGERSHPQIEEIYRLLQQNLQPLMTEMGSTPENMLLVD; encoded by the coding sequence ATGATGAACATGTGTGTCTGTCAGCACGGACGGAGAATTTGTCGGCCTAGTTATCGTTTACTGAGGCATCTCACAGCATCAATTTCCAGTTACCAAGAAAAGGGTCTGCGTAAAATTTTCAATGGGGTTGAGATTTCAAACCCCGGAACCATTTTAATACCCAATAGTTTGAGCTTAACGCCGAGGTCTATCGATGATGCACTCCACAGACTTAATGCGGAGATAACGATCTTGGGTCGCCAGGGCAAGCTCGAAGAAGCAAAGAAGTTGTTCGATGAAATGCCCCAACGAGATGATGTTTCGTACAATTCGATGATTACCGTTTATTTGAAGAACAAGGACCTACTTGGAGCCGAAACAGTGTTCAGAGCAATGCCACAAAAAAACGTTGTTGCAGAATCCGCAATGATTGATGGGTATGCTAAAGTTGGTCGCTTGGATGAAGCTCGTAAGGTGTTCGATAGTATGAGTCATAGGAATGCATTCTCTTGGACTAGTTTGATTTCTGGGTATTTTAGTTATGGAAGAATTGACGAGGCTTTGCACTTATTTGATCAAATGCCTGAGAGAAACGTTGTGTCCTGGACTGCCGTGGTTTCAGGTTTTGCTCGCAATGGGTTGATGAACCATGCTCGAAAGTATTTTGATCTCATGCCTGAAAAGAATATCATAGCTTGGACAGCGATGGTCAAGGCATATCTTGACAATGACTGCTTTGATGAGGCTTATAAGCTCTTCCTTGAAATGCCTGAAAGGAATATTCGTTCTTGGAACATCATGATCTCAGGTTGTTTGAGGGTCAATAGAGTGAATGAGGCTATAAGTTTGTTTGAATCAATGCCGGATAGGAATCATGTTTCGTGGACGGCTATGGTTTCGGGTTTGGCACAAAACAAGATGATTGGGATTGCTAGGAAGTATTTTGATCTCATGCCTCATAAAGATATGGCTGCCTGGACTGCAATGATCAGTGCATGTGTTGATGAGGGTCACATGGACGAAGCTCGCTTGATTTTCAACCTGGTTCCGGAGAAGAAAGTTGGGTGTTGGAACACAATGATCGGTGGCTACGCAAGGAATGGTGATATAGCAGAAGCCTTATGTCTGTTTGTTTTGATGTTAAGATCTTGCGTTAGACCCAATGAAACCACTATGACTAGCGTATTAACTTCCTGTGATGGCATGGTGGAACTCATACAAGCACATGCAATGGTCATACGGCTCGGGTTTGAGCCCAACACATGGCTTACAAATGCACTTATTACATTGTACTCAAAAAGTGGAGATCTTTGTTCAGCTAGGCTTGTTTTTGAGCTACTAAAGTCAAAAGATGTAGTTTCATGGACTGCCATGATAGTATCTTATTCAAATCATGGACATGGTCACCATGCCTTGCAGGTATTCGCAAGCATGCTAGTATCAGGAATTAAGCCAGATGAGGTCACCTTTGTGGGACTCTTGTCAGCTTGTAGCCATGCTGGTCTTGTTAACCAAGGTAGAAGACTGTTTGACTCAATCAAGGGTACTTATAATTTAAATCCTAAGGCTGAGCACTATTCCTGCCTTGTAGACATTCTAAGTAGAGCAGGACTTATGGATGAAGCAATGGATGTAGTGTCCACTATTCCTCCTTCCGAGAGAGATGAAGCTGTTCTTATGGCTTTGCTTGGTGCGTGTAGGCTTCATGGGGATGTTGTAATGGCGAATTCCGTTGGTGAGAAACTATTAGAGCTAGAGCCATCTAGTTCAGGCGGGTATGTACTACTAGCCCATACATATGCTGCAGAGGGTCAATGGGATGAATTTGCACAAGTtaggaaaagaatgaaagagagatATCTGAAGAAAAATCCAGGATATAGTCAAATACAGATAAAAGGGAAAAATCatgtatttgttgttggggaaagatctCATCCCCAGATTGAGGAAATTTACAGATTGTTACAACAGAATCTTCAACCTTTGATGACGGAAATGGGTTCTACACCAGAGAACATGTTGCTAGTAGATTAG
- the LOC106774871 gene encoding pentatricopeptide repeat-containing protein At1g09410, mitochondrial isoform X3, with translation MMNMCVCQHGRRICRPSYRLLRHLTASISSYQEKGLRKIFNGVEISNPGTILIPNSLSLTPRSIDDALHRLNAEITILGRQGKLEEAKKLFDEMPQRDDVSYNSMITVYLKNKDLLGAETVFRAMPQKNVVAESAMIDGYAKVGRLDEARKVFDSMSHRNAFSWTSLISGYFSYGRIDEALHLFDQMPERNVVSWTAVVSGFARNGLMNHARKYFDLMPEKNIIAWTAMVKAYLDNDCFDEAYKLFLEMPERNIRSWNIMISGCLRVNRVNEAISLFESMPDRNHVSWTAMVSGLAQNKMIGIARKYFDLMPHKDMAAWTAMISACVDEGHMDEARLIFNLVPEKKVGCWNTMIGGYARNGDIAEALCLFVLMLRSCVRPNETTMTSVLTSCDGMVELIQAHAMVIRLGFEPNTWLTNALITLYSKSGDLCSARLVFELLKSKDVVSWTAMIVSYSNHGHGHHALQVFASMLVSGIKPDEVTFVGLLSACSHAGLVNQGRRLFDSIKGTYNLNPKAEHYSCLVDILSRAGLMDEAMDVVSTIPPSERDEAVLMALLGACRLHGDVVMANSVGEKLLELEPSSSGGGTGRNEKIHK, from the exons ATGATGAACATGTGTGTCTGTCAGCACGGACGGAGAATTTGTCGGCCTAGTTATCGTTTACTGAGGCATCTCACAGCATCAATTTCCAGTTACCAAGAAAAGGGTCTGCGTAAAATTTTCAATGGGGTTGAGATTTCAAACCCCGGAACCATTTTAATACCCAATAGTTTGAGCTTAACGCCGAGGTCTATCGATGATGCACTCCACAGACTTAATGCGGAGATAACGATCTTGGGTCGCCAGGGCAAGCTCGAAGAAGCAAAGAAGTTGTTCGATGAAATGCCCCAACGAGATGATGTTTCGTACAATTCGATGATTACCGTTTATTTGAAGAACAAGGACCTACTTGGAGCCGAAACAGTGTTCAGAGCAATGCCACAAAAAAACGTTGTTGCAGAATCCGCAATGATTGATGGGTATGCTAAAGTTGGTCGCTTGGATGAAGCTCGTAAGGTGTTCGATAGTATGAGTCATAGGAATGCATTCTCTTGGACTAGTTTGATTTCTGGGTATTTTAGTTATGGAAGAATTGACGAGGCTTTGCACTTATTTGATCAAATGCCTGAGAGAAACGTTGTGTCCTGGACTGCCGTGGTTTCAGGTTTTGCTCGCAATGGGTTGATGAACCATGCTCGAAAGTATTTTGATCTCATGCCTGAAAAGAATATCATAGCTTGGACAGCGATGGTCAAGGCATATCTTGACAATGACTGCTTTGATGAGGCTTATAAGCTCTTCCTTGAAATGCCTGAAAGGAATATTCGTTCTTGGAACATCATGATCTCAGGTTGTTTGAGGGTCAATAGAGTGAATGAGGCTATAAGTTTGTTTGAATCAATGCCGGATAGGAATCATGTTTCGTGGACGGCTATGGTTTCGGGTTTGGCACAAAACAAGATGATTGGGATTGCTAGGAAGTATTTTGATCTCATGCCTCATAAAGATATGGCTGCCTGGACTGCAATGATCAGTGCATGTGTTGATGAGGGTCACATGGACGAAGCTCGCTTGATTTTCAACCTGGTTCCGGAGAAGAAAGTTGGGTGTTGGAACACAATGATCGGTGGCTACGCAAGGAATGGTGATATAGCAGAAGCCTTATGTCTGTTTGTTTTGATGTTAAGATCTTGCGTTAGACCCAATGAAACCACTATGACTAGCGTATTAACTTCCTGTGATGGCATGGTGGAACTCATACAAGCACATGCAATGGTCATACGGCTCGGGTTTGAGCCCAACACATGGCTTACAAATGCACTTATTACATTGTACTCAAAAAGTGGAGATCTTTGTTCAGCTAGGCTTGTTTTTGAGCTACTAAAGTCAAAAGATGTAGTTTCATGGACTGCCATGATAGTATCTTATTCAAATCATGGACATGGTCACCATGCCTTGCAGGTATTCGCAAGCATGCTAGTATCAGGAATTAAGCCAGATGAGGTCACCTTTGTGGGACTCTTGTCAGCTTGTAGCCATGCTGGTCTTGTTAACCAAGGTAGAAGACTGTTTGACTCAATCAAGGGTACTTATAATTTAAATCCTAAGGCTGAGCACTATTCCTGCCTTGTAGACATTCTAAGTAGAGCAGGACTTATGGATGAAGCAATGGATGTAGTGTCCACTATTCCTCCTTCCGAGAGAGATGAAGCTGTTCTTATGGCTTTGCTTGGTGCGTGTAGGCTTCATGGGGATGTTGTAATGGCGAATTCCGTTGGTGAGAAACTATTAGAGCTAGAGCCATCTAGTTCAGGCGG TGGTACAGGTAGGAACGAAAAGATTCACAAGTGA
- the LOC106776040 gene encoding probable galacturonosyltransferase 4, protein MVAVRNIVLLLLSITVVAPIVLYTDRLGTFEPPSDKQEFVEDVTAFAFSAADSRHLNLLPQETSTTVKEPVRAVYTEEDSINRRNFPRGLQLVKSREHLSARVLSTTTDEEDQNKKENSIKLVTDGIRQGNQVGGSLEKGDGTGENVNGEVAIDVDNNDGKLARSTSVSTQDPQIKEQPTETSSKAKQKSSRLSETNKQHDQTPSDYRVKQLKDQLIQAKVFLSLPAVKSNPHLTRELRLRVKDVSRTLGDASKDSELPGNANERMKAMQQTLMKGKQAQDDCTAVVKKLRAMLHSTEEQLHVLKKQTLFLTQLTAKTLPKGLHCLPLRLTTEYHNMNSSEQQFPNQENLEEPQLFHYAIFSDNILATAVVVNSTVSNAKDASKHVFHIVTDRLNYAAMRMWFLVNPPGKATIQVQNIEDFTWLNSSYSPVLKQLGSQSMIDYYFKAHRATSDSNLKFRNPKYLSILNHLRFYLPEIFPKLNKVLFLDDDIVVQKDLTDLWSIDLKGNVNGAVETCGESFHRFDRYLNFSHPLIAKNFDPHACGWAYGMNIFDLVEWKRQNITQVYHNWQNLNRDRQLWKLGTLPPGLITFWKRTFPLNRSWHVLGLGYNPNVDHKDIEQSAVVHYNGNMKPWLEISIPKFRSYWTKYVDYNHLYLRECNINP, encoded by the exons atggtggcGGTAAGAAACATTGTGCTGTTGTTGCTGTCCATTACTGTTGTGGCTCCGATTGTGCTCTACACTGATCGCCTTGGCACGTTTGAGCCTCCTTCTG ACAAACAGGAGTTTGTCGAAGATGTTACTGCCTTT GCTTTCAGTGCAGCAGACTCTAGGCACTTGAATCTGCTGCCGCAG GAAACTTCAACGACCGTTAAAGAACCTGTTAGGGCTGTGTATACTGAGGAGGATTCAATTAACAGAAGGAATTTCCCTCGag GCTTGCAATTGGTGAAATCAAGGGAGCATTTATCTGCCAGGGTGCTGTCTACTACTACTGATGAGGAAGATCAGAATAAAAAGGAGAACTCCATTAAATTGGTTACTGATGGAATTAGACAAGGAAATCAAGTGGGTGGGTCCTTGGAAAAAGGTGATGGTACCGGTGAAAATGTAAATGGTGAAGTTGCTATTGATGTTGATAACAATGATGGGAAACTGGCTAGATCAACCAGTGTTTCTACTCAAGATCCTCAAATTAAG GAACAACCAACGGAAACTTCTAGCAAAGCCAAACAGAAAAGTTCTAGATTGTCTGAAACCAATAAGCAGCATGATCAAACACCATCTGATTATCGGGTAAAGCAGCTGAAAGATCAGCTTATCCAAGCTAAGGTCTTTCTTTCCCTTCCAGCTGTAAAAAGCAATCCTCATCTCACTCGGGAGCTTCGATTACGAGTAAAAGATGTTTCACGAACTCTTGGGGATGCAAGCAAAGATTCTGAGTTACCTGGGAA TGCAAACGAAAGAATGAAAGCCATGCAACAGACACTGATGAAAGGAAAACAAGCTCAAGATGATTGTACTGCTGTTGTGAAGAAGCTTAGGGCCATGCTCCACTCGACAGAGGAGCAGCTTCACGTTCTCAAGAAACAGACCTTGTTCTTAACACAATTGACAGCAAAAACACTGCCTAAAGGTCTTCATTGTCTTCCCTTACGTCTTACAACTGAGTATCATAACATGAATTCTTCTGAGCAACAGTTCCCCAATCAAGAGAATTTAGAAGAACCCCAGTTATTCCATTATGCCATATTTTCGGACAACATATTAGCAACAGCTGTTGTTGTGAACTCAACTGTTTCCAATGCTAAG GATGCCTCAAAGCATGTTTTCCACATTGTTACTGATAGACTCAATTACGCAGCGATGAGGATGTGGTTTTTGGTGAATCCACCAGGCAAGGCAACCATTCAAGTACAAAACATTGAAGATTTTACATGGTTGAATTCAAGTTACAGTCCTGTTCTTAAGCAGCTGGGTTCTCAATCCATGATTGATTATTACTTCAAGGCTCATCGAGCAACCTCTGATTCAAATCTGAAGTTTCGGAATCCGAAGTATTTATCTATTTTGAACCACCTCCGATTCTATCTGCCTGAGATCTTTCCAAAGCTCAACAAAGTGCTGTTTTTGGATGATGATATAGTTGTGCAGAAGGATCTGACTGATCTGTGGTCCATTGATTTGAAAGGCAATGTAAATGGTGCTGTAGAAACTTGTGGAGAAAGTTTTCACCGATTTGATCGATATCTCAACTTCTCACATCCTCTCATTGCAAAGAATTTTGATCCACATGCTTGTGGGTGGGCATATGGTATGAATATATTTGATTTAGTGGAATGGAAAAGGCAAAATATCACACAGGTGTACCACAACTGGCAGAATCTG AATCGTGATAGACAACTATGGAAATTAGGAACGCTGCCGCCTGGCCTCATAACCTTCTGGAAACGTACTTTCCCGCTGAACCGATCTTGGCATGTCTTAGGACTTGGCTACAACCCCAACGTTGACCATAAGGATATCGAGCAGTCTGCTGTTGTACACTATAATGGGAACATGAAACCATGGCTTGAGATAAGTATTCCTAAGTTTCGAAGTTATTGGACAAAGTATGTGGACTACAATCATCTCTATTTGCGAGAATGCAACATCAATCCATAG
- the LOC106774871 gene encoding pentatricopeptide repeat-containing protein At1g09410, mitochondrial isoform X2: MMNMCVCQHGRRICRPSYRLLRHLTASISSYQEKGLRKIFNGVEISNPGTILIPNSLSLTPRSIDDALHRLNAEITILGRQGKLEEAKKLFDEMPQRDDVSYNSMITVYLKNKDLLGAETVFRAMPQKNVVAESAMIDGYAKVGRLDEARKVFDSMSHRNAFSWTSLISGYFSYGRIDEALHLFDQMPERNVVSWTAVVSGFARNGLMNHARKYFDLMPEKNIIAWTAMVKAYLDNDCFDEAYKLFLEMPERNIRSWNIMISGCLRVNRVNEAISLFESMPDRNHVSWTAMVSGLAQNKMIGIARKYFDLMPHKDMAAWTAMISACVDEGHMDEARLIFNLVPEKKVGCWNTMIGGYARNGDIAEALCLFVLMLRSCVRPNETTMTSVLTSCDGMVELIQAHAMVIRLGFEPNTWLTNALITLYSKSGDLCSARLVFELLKSKDVVSWTAMIVSYSNHGHGHHALQVFASMLVSGIKPDEVTFVGLLSACSHAGLVNQDILSRAGLMDEAMDVVSTIPPSERDEAVLMALLGACRLHGDVVMANSVGEKLLELEPSSSGGYVLLAHTYAAEGQWDEFAQVRKRMKERYLKKNPGYSQIQIKGKNHVFVVGERSHPQIEEIYRLLQQNLQPLMTEMGSTPENMLLVD, translated from the exons ATGATGAACATGTGTGTCTGTCAGCACGGACGGAGAATTTGTCGGCCTAGTTATCGTTTACTGAGGCATCTCACAGCATCAATTTCCAGTTACCAAGAAAAGGGTCTGCGTAAAATTTTCAATGGGGTTGAGATTTCAAACCCCGGAACCATTTTAATACCCAATAGTTTGAGCTTAACGCCGAGGTCTATCGATGATGCACTCCACAGACTTAATGCGGAGATAACGATCTTGGGTCGCCAGGGCAAGCTCGAAGAAGCAAAGAAGTTGTTCGATGAAATGCCCCAACGAGATGATGTTTCGTACAATTCGATGATTACCGTTTATTTGAAGAACAAGGACCTACTTGGAGCCGAAACAGTGTTCAGAGCAATGCCACAAAAAAACGTTGTTGCAGAATCCGCAATGATTGATGGGTATGCTAAAGTTGGTCGCTTGGATGAAGCTCGTAAGGTGTTCGATAGTATGAGTCATAGGAATGCATTCTCTTGGACTAGTTTGATTTCTGGGTATTTTAGTTATGGAAGAATTGACGAGGCTTTGCACTTATTTGATCAAATGCCTGAGAGAAACGTTGTGTCCTGGACTGCCGTGGTTTCAGGTTTTGCTCGCAATGGGTTGATGAACCATGCTCGAAAGTATTTTGATCTCATGCCTGAAAAGAATATCATAGCTTGGACAGCGATGGTCAAGGCATATCTTGACAATGACTGCTTTGATGAGGCTTATAAGCTCTTCCTTGAAATGCCTGAAAGGAATATTCGTTCTTGGAACATCATGATCTCAGGTTGTTTGAGGGTCAATAGAGTGAATGAGGCTATAAGTTTGTTTGAATCAATGCCGGATAGGAATCATGTTTCGTGGACGGCTATGGTTTCGGGTTTGGCACAAAACAAGATGATTGGGATTGCTAGGAAGTATTTTGATCTCATGCCTCATAAAGATATGGCTGCCTGGACTGCAATGATCAGTGCATGTGTTGATGAGGGTCACATGGACGAAGCTCGCTTGATTTTCAACCTGGTTCCGGAGAAGAAAGTTGGGTGTTGGAACACAATGATCGGTGGCTACGCAAGGAATGGTGATATAGCAGAAGCCTTATGTCTGTTTGTTTTGATGTTAAGATCTTGCGTTAGACCCAATGAAACCACTATGACTAGCGTATTAACTTCCTGTGATGGCATGGTGGAACTCATACAAGCACATGCAATGGTCATACGGCTCGGGTTTGAGCCCAACACATGGCTTACAAATGCACTTATTACATTGTACTCAAAAAGTGGAGATCTTTGTTCAGCTAGGCTTGTTTTTGAGCTACTAAAGTCAAAAGATGTAGTTTCATGGACTGCCATGATAGTATCTTATTCAAATCATGGACATGGTCACCATGCCTTGCAGGTATTCGCAAGCATGCTAGTATCAGGAATTAAGCCAGATGAGGTCACCTTTGTGGGACTCTTGTCAGCTTGTAGCCATGCTGGTCTTGTTAACCAAG ACATTCTAAGTAGAGCAGGACTTATGGATGAAGCAATGGATGTAGTGTCCACTATTCCTCCTTCCGAGAGAGATGAAGCTGTTCTTATGGCTTTGCTTGGTGCGTGTAGGCTTCATGGGGATGTTGTAATGGCGAATTCCGTTGGTGAGAAACTATTAGAGCTAGAGCCATCTAGTTCAGGCGGGTATGTACTACTAGCCCATACATATGCTGCAGAGGGTCAATGGGATGAATTTGCACAAGTtaggaaaagaatgaaagagagatATCTGAAGAAAAATCCAGGATATAGTCAAATACAGATAAAAGGGAAAAATCatgtatttgttgttggggaaagatctCATCCCCAGATTGAGGAAATTTACAGATTGTTACAACAGAATCTTCAACCTTTGATGACGGAAATGGGTTCTACACCAGAGAACATGTTGCTAGTAGATTAG
- the LOC111242606 gene encoding uncharacterized protein LOC111242606: protein MEWEKNKRAREDDGIEIESSSESNMGVKKRNAYGISLAKEKKKEMEEEDYLEAWNSHLVMGVFDFPWLKDGVMSKSDQCLDFEDNFSSSLEHQDTLFKQNVDFSEECGLCITPEVPMVHAEDADLVEDLWQPFESNGLELEAEDGDSIWNSLLNRPL from the coding sequence atggaatGGGAGAAGAATAAGAGAGCACGAGAAGATGATGGAATCGAGATTGAATCTTCTTCTGAAAGTAACATGGGTGTAAAGAAGAGAAATGCATATGGCATAAGCTTGgcgaaggagaagaagaaggaaatggAAGAGGAAGATTATTTGGAGGCATGGAATTCACATTTGGTAATGGGAGTGTTTGATTTTCCTTGGCTGAAAGATGGTGTCATGTCAAAATCAGATCAATGCTTGGATTTTGAAGACAATTTCTCATCATCTCTAGAACACCAAGACACTTTATTCAAACAGAATGTTGATTTCTCTGAAGAATGTGGCTTGTGTATAACTCCAGAGGTACCAATGGTTCATGCTGAAGATGCTGACTTGGTAGAGGATTTGTGGCAACCATTTGAGAGTAATGGGTTGGAGTTAGAAGCAGAAGATGGAGATTCTATCTGGAACTCTCTTCTCAATAGGCCTCTTTGA